From one Shewanella sp. GD04112 genomic stretch:
- the dsrO gene encoding sulfate reduction electron transfer complex DsrMKJOP subunit DsrO — MDKSKRQFLGKMASVSVGAALIPVVQVQAQQAQTAATGKRYGMVIDLRRCVGCQACTVACTFENLPPLGQFRTTVQQYEVSQQDAATPPAFLMLPRLCNHCENPPCIPICPTGATFQRPDGIVVVNNEWCVGCGYCVQACPYDARFINHETNTADKCTFCAHRLEAGLLPACVETCVGEARVIGDLNDPHSHISQLLKANQADIKVLKPDANTAPRVFYIGMNSAFEHRISGQAPVRTLLTDTGEEIHHGH; from the coding sequence ATGGACAAGAGTAAACGTCAGTTTCTCGGAAAAATGGCCAGTGTGAGTGTCGGCGCCGCGCTCATTCCCGTCGTGCAAGTGCAAGCCCAACAGGCACAAACTGCAGCTACGGGCAAACGCTACGGCATGGTGATTGACCTGCGCCGCTGTGTCGGCTGTCAGGCCTGTACCGTGGCGTGTACCTTCGAAAACCTGCCGCCCCTGGGGCAATTTCGTACCACAGTGCAGCAATATGAAGTGTCGCAACAGGATGCAGCTACGCCCCCCGCATTTTTGATGTTGCCAAGACTGTGTAATCACTGCGAAAACCCGCCTTGCATCCCGATTTGCCCCACGGGTGCCACCTTCCAACGCCCAGATGGCATTGTGGTCGTCAACAACGAATGGTGCGTCGGCTGCGGATACTGTGTGCAGGCTTGCCCCTACGATGCCCGCTTTATCAACCACGAGACCAACACCGCCGATAAATGCACTTTCTGCGCCCACAGGCTCGAAGCAGGACTCTTACCCGCCTGTGTCGAAACCTGTGTCGGCGAAGCGAGGGTGATTGGCGATCTGAACGATCCTCACAGCCACATCAGCCAACTACTCAAAGCGAATCAAGCGGATATCAAGGTACTTAAGCCCGATGCCAATACGGCACCTAGAGTGTTTTACATCGGCATGAACAGCGCCTTCGAACACAGGATCAGCGGCCAAGCCCCCGTTCGCACCCTACTGACAGACACTGGCGAGGAGATCCACCATGGTCATTAA
- a CDS encoding PhnD/SsuA/transferrin family substrate-binding protein: MGTVLSVVVSTIVSIKSWRTGLTFVIVLFSLLSLSVMAESAAQATELGALTVAPAGELMDEAGANYQVVDVGVLAIRGYKGTINRWQPLMGWLESQIPNSYFRLHPLSLEELAKGVETEGLDFVITNPGQSVMLARQYSLSWLATLRSPINNGAAMQVGSALVVRADSPYQTLKDLKGKRLGIVSKNAFGGYLTMVYEAQLKGIDLPDLVGEIVPLGFPLDNLVYQLGATGQQGGTNELSDTDEPSGKALSGKVPSVKAPGFDAAIVPVCQLEQMQAEGLIKLQDYRVLDNQAPVGFHCQVSSRLYPNWSMAKTNRATQSLAKQVTQALLALPEDSPAARAAESAGWTTAVSQLAIDQLLKDLDMHPLQTPWWQRAWQWVKLHQHWAWLVLAILVLLNVYHFWLEYRFSRRGRELINTQRQLSENRALLEHAQRIAIAGELGASLSHELNQPLAAIGHYCHGAEVRLQRGTSPEELQSVLNLIQQEVSRADSIISRLRNLLKKRSVSKQPLYLHQLVNDTAPLLAYELEQHQILLSTNISGEAYPLPLDEVGMQQLLLNLLKNAADACVQRQQSEVDAAKTYLPTIDIDLRYLERKILLTVTDNGTGLTEDANLLMQAFYSTKSEGLGLGLVICRDIAESHGGRFSLETALGGGCQAQVSLPRKLEGSPA, translated from the coding sequence ATGGGCACTGTGTTGAGTGTTGTCGTATCAACCATCGTATCAATCAAGAGTTGGCGAACGGGATTAACATTCGTCATCGTCTTATTTAGCCTGCTGAGTCTCTCAGTTATGGCTGAATCGGCTGCTCAAGCAACTGAGTTAGGCGCATTAACGGTTGCGCCCGCGGGAGAGCTGATGGATGAAGCTGGTGCTAACTATCAAGTAGTCGATGTGGGCGTATTGGCCATTCGAGGCTATAAGGGCACCATCAATCGTTGGCAACCGCTGATGGGCTGGCTTGAGTCACAAATTCCCAATAGTTACTTTAGGTTGCATCCCTTAAGCCTCGAAGAGCTAGCCAAAGGGGTCGAAACCGAGGGCCTCGATTTTGTGATCACTAACCCCGGACAATCTGTGATGTTGGCGCGGCAATATTCCCTGTCTTGGCTCGCAACCCTACGAAGCCCAATCAACAATGGCGCGGCCATGCAGGTGGGTTCGGCGCTGGTGGTCAGGGCCGATTCCCCCTATCAGACCTTAAAGGATCTTAAGGGCAAGCGCCTTGGTATTGTCTCCAAAAATGCCTTCGGTGGTTATCTCACTATGGTCTACGAGGCGCAGCTAAAGGGCATAGATTTACCAGATTTGGTTGGGGAAATTGTTCCCTTAGGTTTTCCACTCGATAACCTGGTTTATCAGCTCGGCGCTACAGGTCAGCAGGGTGGTACAAATGAGCTTAGTGATACAGATGAACCAAGCGGTAAAGCACTGAGCGGTAAAGTACCCAGCGTTAAAGCTCCAGGCTTCGATGCGGCGATTGTGCCCGTGTGCCAGCTTGAGCAAATGCAGGCTGAAGGCTTGATTAAGCTGCAAGATTATCGGGTACTCGATAATCAGGCGCCCGTTGGGTTCCATTGCCAAGTGTCGAGTCGACTCTATCCCAACTGGTCGATGGCTAAGACCAATCGTGCGACGCAATCCTTAGCCAAGCAGGTGACTCAAGCCCTGCTGGCCTTACCCGAAGACAGTCCCGCCGCGAGAGCCGCTGAATCCGCGGGTTGGACTACGGCCGTGAGCCAACTGGCGATCGATCAACTGCTTAAAGACCTCGATATGCATCCTTTGCAAACCCCGTGGTGGCAGCGAGCGTGGCAGTGGGTGAAACTGCATCAACATTGGGCTTGGCTAGTGTTGGCGATTTTAGTGCTGCTTAATGTGTACCACTTCTGGCTCGAATATCGTTTTAGTCGCCGTGGGCGTGAGTTGATTAACACCCAGAGGCAACTCAGTGAAAACCGTGCCCTGTTGGAGCATGCCCAGCGCATCGCGATTGCTGGGGAGTTAGGGGCGAGTCTATCCCATGAGCTCAATCAACCGCTGGCGGCGATTGGCCATTACTGCCATGGCGCCGAGGTGCGTTTGCAGCGTGGGACGAGTCCAGAAGAGTTACAATCCGTGCTGAATTTGATTCAGCAAGAGGTCAGCCGCGCCGACAGTATTATTAGCCGTTTGCGTAATTTATTGAAAAAACGGTCTGTCTCCAAACAACCCTTATATTTGCACCAGCTTGTGAACGACACTGCGCCGCTGCTCGCCTATGAGCTGGAGCAGCATCAGATCTTGCTTTCTACTAATATCAGCGGCGAAGCCTATCCATTGCCTTTGGACGAAGTCGGCATGCAACAGTTACTGCTCAACCTATTGAAAAATGCCGCCGATGCCTGTGTGCAGCGTCAGCAGAGCGAGGTCGATGCGGCAAAAACCTATCTGCCCACTATCGATATCGACCTTAGGTATCTTGAGCGTAAGATACTGCTCACGGTCACAGACAACGGCACTGGGCTGACCGAGGATGCCAATCTGCTGATGCAGGCCTTTTATTCGACTAAGTCTGAGGGGTTAGGGCTGGGGCTGGTGATCTGCCGAGATATTGCCGAGAGTCATGGTGGCCGCTTTAGTCTAGAAACCGCCCTAGGTGGCGGCTGCCAGGCACAGGTTTCCTTACCCCGTAAGCTTGAGGGATCACCAGCATGA
- a CDS encoding response regulator, giving the protein MSQQLPVYLIDDDESVRRSLRFMLESYGLNIHDFDSAEAFFAAIDLSEPGCALVDVRMPGLSGPQLHAQLVQHNSPLAVIYLTGHGDVPMAVEALKLGAVDFFQKPADGAKLADAVVKALEHAKAHYQDNQYVKTYLALTPREREILSLIAKGYKNQEIADTLCIAMRTVEIHRSNLMRGMQVGSLAEMILIYGRIAEHLKALDSD; this is encoded by the coding sequence ATGAGCCAACAATTGCCCGTGTATTTGATTGATGACGATGAGTCGGTGCGCCGCTCACTGCGGTTTATGCTCGAAAGCTATGGGCTAAATATCCACGATTTTGATAGCGCCGAGGCGTTTTTTGCCGCCATCGACTTGAGCGAGCCGGGCTGTGCCTTAGTCGATGTGCGTATGCCGGGCCTCAGTGGGCCGCAATTACATGCGCAATTAGTGCAGCATAATAGTCCGCTGGCGGTGATTTATCTTACTGGACACGGCGATGTGCCCATGGCAGTGGAGGCGCTAAAACTCGGGGCGGTGGATTTTTTCCAAAAGCCCGCCGATGGCGCTAAGCTCGCCGACGCGGTCGTTAAAGCGCTAGAACATGCCAAGGCGCATTATCAAGATAATCAATATGTAAAAACCTATCTGGCGCTTACGCCACGTGAGCGGGAAATCCTCTCCCTTATCGCCAAAGGCTATAAAAATCAGGAGATTGCCGATACGCTGTGCATCGCTATGCGCACGGTCGAGATCCACCGCTCCAATCTCATGCGGGGCATGCAAGTCGGGTCGCTCGCCGAGATGATCTTAATCTATGGTCGTATCGCCGAACATTTAAAGGCCTTGGACTCTGATTAA
- a CDS encoding intradiol ring-cleavage dioxygenase, translated as MTKSIRPPSPFNTMLNTTIDNAPRRTLLKAIGWTLVASPLVGLVGCGSESEDSTNDSNNSNTDTGSGTDVTTPSDWASGGTASMTVNFPDTSLFTATGACALALTQSAVEGPCYFQVDNRDDISDAESGLPMQICFQVIDKNCNPLSGLEVEVWHCNVAGIYSGDTSGSADKSRFNSGYCTGNSSKALQSQWFRGTQVTDSEGRVNFKSCFPGWYSGRTIHVHFRIRNNNNDQLVSQLGFSESLTTEICTSHPEYLTRGQQDTSLSRDNIFGSNYSAFLFNTSQNDDGSLLAWRTLQLN; from the coding sequence ATGACAAAAAGTATCCGCCCCCCTTCACCGTTTAATACAATGCTAAACACCACGATAGACAACGCACCGCGCCGCACCTTACTCAAAGCCATCGGCTGGACATTGGTCGCGAGCCCCTTGGTCGGCTTAGTCGGCTGCGGCTCGGAGTCCGAAGACAGTACCAACGACAGCAACAATAGCAACACGGATACCGGCTCAGGCACAGATGTAACAACCCCGAGCGATTGGGCCAGTGGTGGCACCGCCAGCATGACGGTCAACTTTCCCGATACCAGCCTCTTCACCGCCACTGGTGCCTGCGCCTTGGCATTAACCCAATCGGCGGTGGAAGGCCCTTGCTATTTCCAAGTCGATAATCGGGATGATATTTCGGACGCCGAATCGGGTTTGCCTATGCAGATTTGCTTTCAAGTGATTGATAAAAATTGCAATCCATTGAGCGGATTGGAGGTGGAAGTCTGGCATTGTAATGTTGCAGGCATTTACTCAGGCGACACCAGTGGCAGCGCGGATAAGAGCCGCTTTAACAGTGGCTACTGCACCGGAAATTCGAGCAAGGCGCTGCAATCCCAGTGGTTTAGGGGCACCCAAGTGACTGACAGCGAGGGGCGAGTTAACTTTAAATCCTGCTTTCCAGGCTGGTACTCGGGGCGCACTATCCATGTGCACTTTCGGATACGAAACAACAATAACGACCAGTTGGTCTCCCAACTGGGCTTTAGCGAGAGTTTGACGACCGAGATTTGCACCAGCCATCCCGAATATCTGACCCGTGGCCAGCAAGATACCAGCCTGAGTCGCGACAATATTTTTGGTAGCAATTACAGCGCGTTTCTATTTAATACCAGCCAAAATGACGATGGCTCATTACTGGCGTGGCGCACACTCCAGTTGAATTAA